The Pararge aegeria chromosome 21, ilParAegt1.1, whole genome shotgun sequence genomic sequence TTATATTCTTCCACAGCTTTTATTAACTCTCCAAGCcttggtgcacaagtggaaataatatccaaataataaacttgTACCAATTATTAAACGGGGCAAATTTTGCATATTCTCATATTCTGTGTTGTCATGCTTCAAAAGTTTTCCTTAATAAGTGGATATAAGTTTGTCTTCTACCTATGCTAACAGTGTAGTTACCACTAGAATCAATATTGGTTAACCATGGCAATCAACTAGTTTGTGTGCAATTCACACTAaccatcacacaaaaaaaaaatggttggtGTTTATGTCCTGTTTCTATGCCATTAGGTTGGAAACTAGCCATGGCTGATGCAGCAAATAATATGTGAATGGATCATCTAGAAGTGGCTTATCCACAACCAGATGATTTTCATGCCTCCAACCTACACCCAATGGTTCTGCTAGAGTGGGTATTTGGAGCTATTAAGGAAGAGGTTGGATGAAAGGatggtatttaaatatatggcaaccacagaattaagaaaccATGTACACAACTATTATTGAACCtacaaaaaccactccaatgcagttgacagtaattattttaaattttatgctcTAAGTGTTCAACATAAAATggcaaattgaaaaaaaattgtgagcttgCGACATTAAGCAGGTGTAAATTTAGACAtgtgcggggcgttttcactgattttggacacaatacactgcatacaatctgtatgttcttatttcaatGGCGACTACAAAAGATACTGAAAATTCGAAGTGTGTCGAAGACTTCGAACATACAATCAAATAAGATAAATTAGTTTGGTACCCAccataaatcttttaaattgcTTAGTCTTGGTTTGACACTCATGGAAGTCCTCAAATAAGTCCACACACTTCACCTTGCCGCGGTCAAGACCGTATGCCTCCAGACAATCCATGAAGCGAATCTCATGCTTCTGACATGAACCCAACATCTGATGAGACACCAGCCCACCGGTGAGGTCGGTGAACGGATTCCGGAGAAATGGTGAGATAGACATTACCTGTGTACAGTATAAAAGACCCTTAGTCGTAGAGGTAGTTTAATGAAagttataagatatttttaatacgaGGTTAAGAATTACGTAAACAAATACATTTGAAATTAGGAAATGACTAAACTTGCTAGTTTACCACGAAATATTAAGTTAacttactttctttttttattgaattcagTTAAGAATTGAAATCAGCAAgtagttaataaaaacaattgaatTTTACGAATTttgattttccattttatttttcatgaacTTGTCAATGTCGCACTGACAGTTGACAGCACACTACACAGAGCAGAGTTGAAATGTTGCTTTGACTTTATTTGTGATTACATAAAGAACTAGAACGTTTAAGCTGGAAAGCCAGGAAACAATCATGTATCATATATTACTCAGTCTACTATCACTGACCTCAACTGTACTATAGTAGTAGGTATAATTATATAGAGGGCAgtactttgtattaattatcTAGGGTTGAGGGTCTGTGGTATTAATCGTTAGCTATAATCTGAGCCAATTGTCATGTCATTTGTGAATTCAGAATTGTGATTATTGATCAACCAATATTCAACAGTGTAATATCTTTGCAAATTACAAAGTAAACGTTTAACAAAGGTAGTTCTTAAGTTTAACGAATTCACAGATTGGGTAGATTTATGTGCAGTATTAACCAAAAGTCATAAAATTTTAGGAAATTCTAACGATTACCAACTAAACATGGCACGCCAAAGCCTTgaagttgatgatgataacgaagATACTACTTCGGTTACTGCTGAACTTAAAAGTGCTATAAAACAAGTAAGATGTAGATTTTTCCACTTCATCTCAACCTTCGTAGAAAGCTTTAAGCCGTGGTTGGTTACAAGTTAAACGCCCAAGTTGTGCTTTTACACATTAAAGCTGTCAAAagcagaaaaataattttttataggcTCAGATTCCCATTTATAAGCAAAATCCGAAAATTacgtaaaaaattacatttacataaaaaataaactacattaAAATAGAACCAAATGAGACTAAATAAGTTTGTTGCTTGAATTGGAGACTACCAATACTTATtcagtattttataagtttaaatgaGATCGCCTCTATCTCGCCTACTTTAAAGGTTGCCGAGTCCAAGGTTGCAAGCCTTTGCTCATATGAAAGGTTTCTGATTTCCCTTGGCAGTTTAGTGGCTCGATTTTGAACCTTTTCAAGCATTTTTATATCCTTAACAAAATATAGACTCCAGACCTGACCTCCAGACTCCAACAAAGGTCTTAAATATGTCTTATTTATAGGTGTACTTTCCAATTCTTTGAAAGCTTTCCAGTTGCAAATGGCAGATTGATtagctaaaatattattttttgttctttagGATTTCATGAAACAGTTATTGAATGGGCAAGACAAGAATTTGAAGATAGAAGATGAAGCACTTAACATGGTGGTTGAGGTAGCTAAGTGTCTTGTCAAAGACACTTGCCTCAGAGCCTCAAACCAGGCTTTACTGGAAGGTTGCAATGAAGTAAATGCTGAACATGTGAAGAAATGCTTTCCGAAACTGGTAAgatgcttttttataatattcagatcAAAATATTAAGGGTGGTGGACATAATAAGAGTATATTTTTTCTGAGCAGTAATTAAAGTAGCTATTGCCTGTGTTTGCTGTCCATGTTTATTGTGGTTTGTTACAAATCACATTGTCATCCCACAattatccatccatccatcctatAATTCCTGAAGATgtgactgcagtatcactgaatcagtttaagaatagactggacaaacatcaaaaagacaaaaagTACAAGATATTATCTTCCAGGCTTATCTCCATACTTGGTTGGCATAAGTAGGTCCACTGGTACCTCTACCCACTGGGTCTCTTCAGCCAGccaagctcactccagaagcttagcaagCCTCCCAGGTTGCCAAGTGTCcacacacaagaaaaaaaaaaaagaaatgatatGAGACACATTAGCAAATGCTGCtttgtctattatataataacatcATCTTGACGGCTgagtggtgcagtgggcagcaaccctgctttctgagtccaaggtcgtgggttcgattcccacaactgaaaaatgtttgttgaacatgaaggtttttcagtgtctgggtgtttatctgtatattgtaagtatttatgtgtattatattcataaaaaaaatattcatcagctatgtcagttcccataacacaagctacgcttactttggggctagatgacgatgtgtgtattgtcgtagtatatttatttatttattttaccacctCTCACTCTCTCTCCCTTTTCCAATATTTCTCACATTTTCTACACTGTTTATTTGTGTTATATGATTTATCAATAAATCATATATAAAAGCAAGGGTTGATAATGTTTtttacagcacggctagcatacgCAGGAGAATTATATGACCTGATTATATCCCATGACCAGAGATAAAATGaatgtgtccacctgccaaaacACAGCAACAGGGAATTTTTACATGGAAATTGGAATGGAAAATggaattatttggatattatttccaatggTTTCCACACACCTATTTCTCATTTTCACTCAGCTTGCCAATGCTTGgagaattagtaaaaattaTGATTACAAATAGTATACATAACAGGTGTTGGTACAGATTATAGGTCCCGACAGGTCCAGAAATAGTGCTTCTTTCACAAACAACACAGTGTGAAAAGGAAGACAATTACTTTAACACCATATTAGTTTAGTTGAGAcatttgtgtacaacaaaatTGTGCCATTAGCATTTAAAATAAGccaaaacataattttacataaaaataactagCAAGCAGATCAggattgtaatttaaatttggtgCCTGTAGTCAtaatacaagatttgcttgcttttaataatttttgcttttaaatttcactacacactaaaattactttttaactgTTTCAGAAGCTGGACTTCCCATAGACAATATCGCgtgataaaaatgaaaaaagaaaaacacttatacaatatttatttatatctagtaGTAAATGGTTTTTCTTGCATTTATTTTAAGCCATTATGatctcttttaaaataattagttagatattctttttaatgtaattactATGTTTAAAAATGTCAACATTCGTAATatgtattgttattaaaatatatgttttaaaaaacagaaatatatgtgaatgtgaatattattttaagttcagAAAACATGCTCATCAATTTTAGCCTTGATACCAGGCTTGATAACTACATAATTTCATATCTATAGTTGCAGAGTCAAATATTCAATTACTCAGTCTTTTGTCACACACTTTTAGCGTATAGTTTTTAGTTGTAACATGATACAGTGTGAGTACACACCTCACATTCTCCCACGCAAGGAGCGATAAGACATCCTTCGCACGCAAAATGTTTATGTCGagtatttttactgttttttttttgtatgatatGTGTGTGCGATAATGTTTACTAACAAACAAAACCGCCTACTAGTGCTTTATTACCTCATTCTGTTCTATACTAAATTGAATAATCTGTAGGAAAATTAATAGTACATGCTGGGCTaattaaaacttcttactgtACACACTTTGCTATACTTAGCTAGGTGCTGTAAAATACTATAGCCACCACATTAAgtgaacataattatttttttttgtaagtaaataatctgTGATAACAATCTAtcaatgtgttttatttatgacaacagATTTgtttaagcatattttttttaaattatttatgacaACAGATTTGTTTAAGCATATTTGAAGGGAACTTAAAAGAAAGATCACAGTTAAGATATgttttatttagataattaAGAATTTGACTATGATCAGTTTTTTTTGAGTTCCATATTTTTTGTCaacctattatcggcccactactcTGTCGcggctcagaatgagaagggtttaggcggtATAGTTTAccttaccacgctggccaagtgcggattggtagacttcacacgccgtatTCCCCATCCGCATTATATTTGGTGGTTCTAAGCTCTAGATTCCCTTTTCCCGTTTGCTCAgctgttgttaaaaaaaaatacatttttttataaaaaactttattaaacttCTTAGGTCCAGAGAATTGTATAAGTTCACAcagtatacaataaatattctcAGTTTTAACTACAGCCTCGTAGAtaactaacaaaataaatagacgtaggtacctaatattAAAACTGAAGAATAGCATAGGTAtgatatattcatattattattgtctAAGTTTTACAGCATATTATACAGCGGCCTTAAGTATTTTAACCACGCGTTAGGCTGTCTGTCCACCAACATTCTTAAAGGATGTAACATAATTAGATCGATTACCATCCAAAGAtactctcacaaaacagaaaaattctaaagattgttaaacttaaaaatgatgTTAGAAAATAGCAATcagtttctcgccggctcttctcagtggaatctgccttccgaaccgatggagtcactacaaacagactgacttgacgattcaaaagtttttaattaggcctactttaaataaacgaattttgaatttccatACATTTGTTTCATCCACTAGATTTGGCCAAGAAGTTATACTAATTGCATTAAAACTAGCCCCAAATCTGCACATTAGACAGTAGACTACTTTGAGTAGTCGActtttagtaggtacctataatcCGAATCAGACTTGATGACTTCTCAAACTTCGTTCTTACTTTTGCAACGACAAAGTTTGAATCagagtatacctacttaataataaatctcGTGGTGGGGTTTGCTTTGACAAATGCATTTCGACCCCGGGATTTTATATAGTTAGATAATAACTCGCCTTATTCTCAAATCCTTACCCGCAAGCTTCAAAAACCCACTAAGTGCATGATTTTCGGTTGAAGGCGCAGTAATCCTCGGGGCGTTGATATGGACGAGTCTTAAAAGATCAATTCGCTTTTTCAAGGAAATTGTGACAAAGCGATGACGATCTTATTGGTAGTCGCAAACGCATCCACGGTCCACGCTATGTAACCTAGCTTAGATGTAAAGTCAGGCTAAAGCGTAGCCCACATAGGCGGTGGAGGTTGTAATCAGCCAACGCTAACGCCACTGCGCTCAAACTTTGATAAACTGGGTTAATATCTGTCAATTGAGCAAAATCAAATTAGATACGATTTCTCACTTCAACCGGTTAAATAAACGAACCTTAACCGAAATATTCCCAAAACCAGAATTAATGACAGAgccgatttaattttttattcggtTTCCAAGACTAAAGTTTATCATCACGATTACACGTCCATGCAAGTAGAGCATGTTGCTATGCTATGGAAAAATTGGTATGCTTCTTTTGAGTTAATATTTCTACAGGGGAATTCCTtacgaaatatacttatgcagccttcaatattatttcgtaattctattAAACGTTGTATCGTCATAAAAgtcaatgttttaaaatagttagCATTGCTTTCAGGAGAGCAGCCTGTAgactagcactaagtactattactgttttccttgtatttttcctattgtgttgtgttgcaataaagtttttctattctattctattctatcacAATGCGTTGTAAATCTACATAATCTAAATCTTGCCCCAAATTACCACAACCGCCATCTGGTCAGTACACTCTAATAAATAAACCGCATCCTGTTCAAAAATGTGACTCGACGCAGCTCAACTCAAGTTAGCTTTAACATTTATGTAATGAACATAAACCTAATAACTAAACTCGGCCGCCCGACAGCGCAGGGTTTGGTGAGGACTATAAACCCTGCTCGCGACGACTATGATAGATCCTCGGTAGGTAGATAGGCTCCGCTTTGCTTGCATTACTCTCAATAAATACCGTAGCAGGAGGAAGTTCACTCTCTATATTCTCATGACACGTCATCTGGTACTAAGCTGCTCGCCAACTAGACCAAATTAAAACCTAAATTGATGCAGCTGACGGAAAGCCTAACGCGGCAAAGTCCGCAAGTCATAGATAGatccaaaccttttttttatgtcGTCGCAGAAGTTATTTGCAATTGCAGCATCTTGCATGTAATCGACTGTACCGTCCCGCTGATTGGATACCGAATATGGAATTCTGCTTATCGAAAGTCACGACTAAAATCCTGCGATAATAGCTTGTGGGCCTTTAATACATTAACTGGACgtagttatacaaaaatgttccaATCCACATGTCATGCTAAAATGAGTTAAATATACAGATCTGCGTATTTTTACATCTACTACTTGTTTCATTAATCTGTTTCAGTCCTCAAGTGACAGTTTTCGGTATTTCATTTTGACATTACGTTCCAACCCACATTTTGTCAGATTAATGCAATATGCAagtcataaaaaatgtattaatccgcaagaaacattttaataaacaatattattttatttcaccggGAAAACAATGTTTCAATACTTTTGGAATGTtttgacaaaattattaaatggtCTCTTTTCTTAGAAATAATGTTTCAATATGTTTGGaacattttatcaaaattacaaaattttcatttttcttgaaaataatgTTCCAATTCTTTTGAGACGTTTACACAATATTGTGAAATAATGCTTTTTCTTGAAAACACTGTTCCAATACTTTaggaacattataaaaaaatataaaatatttatttttcttaaaaaataatgtttctatgcttttgaatgttttttaagaatgaaaaataattgcaaaattaATGTTCCAATGTTATAGTATCgttttaaaaatacgaaaaaaaaacattgtttcgttaaaattaaataatgtttcattGGATGTTCCACGGTAGCCCGCGAAATTCAAATTTTCGTACGTTTTTTACAATTTGCCGGCCATTGTCAAGCTTTACATTGAACAAAATATGATTCGCGTGAATGTgtaatgtgtgtatgtgtattactaatacttagtattattttataaaaataaaatagtctaaaattattctaaatgattcaaacaaataaattatgagGATGCATTTGAGCACTCAATTTGTCTAATAATAATCAAAGTGCATTTAACTATTTCCGCTAAGTCGATTAACCTTGACCGAGTGAATCAGTTTTGTAACAAGTGTCATAAACGTCGttcgtgttttattattattaattactttgcAATTACTTTGAGTTACTGTTTTGGTGATTTATCATCGTAATAAAAATGGAAGAAAACGGAAGCGGGGTAAGTTTTATTGCAATACAATTACTAAATAGAATAGGTAAGACTTTAGACTAGGTAATTAGGTATTCATTTTGACCGTTATGCGTGTATTATAATAGGCTTGATACATAATAATACCCAAGTATTTATTGACTGTTTACACCTTCGATCAAATATTTATGGTAGATGCACAGTTCCATATAAAAAATGCGTATAAGGCATGCCGTGATAAATCAACATTTTTTGgttaaaataggttttatacctattttaactatggtacctaattaattattattgttactggGTCGTCATGCCGGACGCCGCTCGGCGTATACCgtgttcgattcctggcacgGTCAACACTTGTCTGATGAGCGCATTGTTAGCTGGTTGTACAATATGTATCGAAatgatatattttgtatttatttaatatgtagaTATGTGTAGTTTGGAGCTAACCGACCGTGAATGTGAAATGcgtccaatatttatttattttatttct encodes the following:
- the LOC120633198 gene encoding NADH dehydrogenase [ubiquinone] iron-sulfur protein 5-like, with amino-acid sequence MSISPFLRNPFTDLTGGLVSHQMLGSCQKHEIRFMDCLEAYGLDRGKVKCVDLFEDFHECQTKTKQFKRFMAMRKERDRQISEGKLKGDGQYLNPKVDSF
- the LOC120633487 gene encoding uncharacterized protein LOC120633487 — its product is MARQSLEVDDDNEDTTSVTAELKSAIKQDFMKQLLNGQDKNLKIEDEALNMVVEVAKCLVKDTCLRASNQALLEGCNEVNAEHVKKCFPKLKLDFP